Proteins from one Dromiciops gliroides isolate mDroGli1 chromosome 6, mDroGli1.pri, whole genome shotgun sequence genomic window:
- the LOC122732667 gene encoding putative olfactory receptor 5AK3, with amino-acid sequence MNQGNDTRVTEFILLGFAVQQELQYILFLIFLVIYIISLVGNAGMILLIKFDAHLHTPMYFFLQNLAFVDLCYTSAITPKMLLNFLVSDKSISFSGCLIQLYVYGIFATIELYLLAAMAVDRYVAICNPLRYPIIMSQRVCIQLVTGSYVMGSLNATTQISFLFSLSFCSSNKINHFFCDLPPILALSCSSIDINVMLIIIFVGFNLSSTLLVVFFSYVYILAAILRMPSTAGRHKAFSTCASHMTAVTIFYGTLSYMYLQPSSSESQENDKVASVFYGIIIPMLNPLIYSLRNKEVKEAMKILIRSWS; translated from the coding sequence TCTTTCTCATATTTCTGGTCATCTACATTATATCTCTAGTGGGAAATGCTGGTATGATTCTGCTCATCAAGTTTGATGCCCACCTTCACACTCCCAtgtattttttcctccaaaactTGGCTTTTGTTGACCTCTGCTATACCTCTGCTATCACTCCTAAGATGTTACTAAACTTCCTGGTCTCAGATAAATCTATCTCATTCTCGGGGTGTCTGATACAATTATATGTTTATGGCATATTTGCCACAATTGAATTATACCTTCTGGCTGCCATGGCTGTAGATCGCTATGTGGCCATCTGCAACCCACTCCGATATCCAATAATCATGTCCCAGAGGGTCTGCATCCAGCTGGTCACTGGTTCCTATGTTATGGGTTCTCTGAATGCCACCACACAAATAAGCTTTCTCTTTTCACTGTCCTTCTGCAGTTCCAACAAAATCAATCACTTCTTTTGTGATTTGCCCCCAATCCTTGCCCTTTCTTGTTCCAGTATTGATATCAATGTGATGTTAATCATTATTTTTGTGGGCTTTAACCTGTCAAGCACACTGCTGGTTGTATTCTTCTCCTACGTTTATATCTTGGCTGCCATCTTGAGGATGCCTTCTACTGCAGGGAGGCACAAAGCCTTCTCTACTTGTGCCTCCCACATGACTGCTGTCACCATTTTTTATGGGACACTCTCTTACATGTATTTACAGCCTTCTTCCAGTGAGTCACAAGAGAATGATAAAGTGGCCTCTGTGTTTTATGGTATCATAATACCCATGCTGAATCCCTTGATCTACAGTCTGAGAAACAAGGAGGTAAAAGAAGCCATGAAAATTCTCATAAGAAGTTGGTCATAA